Part of the Haemophilus influenzae genome is shown below.
AAGTGATAATGGCTAAAATAACGAAAAATTTTATTAAATTTCACAAAATATTGAGTTATGTCCACGAAAAATCATTTTATTTTCCCCACTTACGTTCAAATGTATCCTTATTCTAAGGATCGCCCTTTTCTTAAACAAGTGCGGGAAAAATTACGCTATTATGGCTATAAATGGTTATATCAAAAGCAATGTCATCAATTAGTGGATTTCCTTAATACAGAAACGCAATGGCAGTCTTTATTTACACAAGATTATTATCGTACTAATACAATTCTGACGACCTTTTGCGATAAACGTTTTTCTGCTTCAGAACGTTTAACGGCGATTACGGAGAATTTACGTTTGGCAGAAGAAAAAATGGGACGTTCGCTTTGTCAGCAATTATTAGATCAACAAAATATCGTGCTAACCCAATTAACAGAGGATTTGCGTTTATCGTTGAGTATTAATCATATCGATCCCTTTGAAGGATATTTTTCTATTAATATTCGTAATCAAAATAACGAACGAGTATATGATGCGTCTTTCACTTTTTTAAGCCCGAATAAATTGCTTATCGCCTCAATTCAAGGCCCCTCAAGTGGTAATGCTCAAGAACTTGTAAAACAGGCTACAAAAGCATTACACGGTATGCGTCCAATGTTTATGTTGGTTAATGGGTTCAAAATGCTCGCTGAAAAATGGCAATGTGAGTTAGTGGGCATTCCGCACAAAGCGCAAGGAAAATATCGTCTTTCTGCGCGCAGTAAGATTTTGTTTAATTACGATGAATTTTGGCAAGAAAACCAAGGAGAATATTGCCATAACTATTGGCAATTACCTTTGCATATTGAATGCAAACAATTAGAAGATATCGCAAGTAAAAAACGTTCTATGTATCGTAAACGTTATGAAATGTTAGACCAAATGGCACTGGATATTCAGCAACTTTAACGAAGAAAGTGCGGTAAAAATGGGAGAAATTTTTACCGCACTTTTCAATTAGTTTTCTTGTTTTTTCACTTCATCCCACAACAAATCTAATTCAATAAGTGGCACATTATTCACTTGCTTACCTTGTTGTTGAACCGCTTGTTCTACTGCTCGAAAACGACGTTCAAATTTTAAATTTGCTTTCCGCAATGCATCTTCAGGATCACATTTTAAGTGGCGAGCAAGATTGACGGTTGCGAACAATAAATCGCCGATTTCCTCTTCCACTTTATCTTGTTCAATTGACGTGCGGTTAATTTCAGCTTGAACTTCTTCTAATTCTTCCCGCACTTTGTCAAATACGGGTGAAATTTCTTCCCAATCAAAGCCTACTTTTGAACAACGTTTTTGTAATTTTGCTGCTCGCGTAAGAGAAGGCAAAGCACGAGGTACATTATCTAAAATAGAGGTTTCTGCACTTTTACCTTGTTTTTCTTTGGCTTTCATTTCGTTCCAACGGGAAAGGGCTTCTGTTTCGTCTCCCGCTTTTGCATCACCAAACACATGAGGATGACGGCGCACAATTTTTTCAGCAATATCTTGCAATACATCGTCAAAAGTAAAGTATTTATCTTCTGTAGCAAGCTGGCTGAAGAAGACGACTTGTAATAATAAATCCCCTAATTCTTCGCGTAAATTTGGTATGTCTTTTTTCTCAATCGCTTCGATTACTTCGTAAGTTTCTTCCGTTAAGCAAGGAATCATGGATTCATAATTTTGTTTTAAATCCCACGGGCATCCGCCATTTGGATTGCGAAGTTGGGCGATGAGTTGAATAAAATTTTGAATGGAGTAGCGCATAATTTGGTTTCCTTTGATGGAATGTTTTGGATAGTATAACGAACAAGAAAAATGGTGCAAATGCCGTCGCTTTTTAGGCGTATTTTCTTTATACTTTGCGCATTGAAATACTATTGATAAAGCTGGGAAAAATGGAAAAAATTATTATTGATCATGATCGTTTTCTTCGCACAATTTCGCGTATTTCTCACGAAATTATTGAAAAACATCAAACCTTAGATGATCTTGTTATTGTTGGGATTAAACGCCGTGGCGCGGAAATTGCAGAATTATTACAACGTCGAGTTGAAGAGTTAAGTGGTATAAATTTACCTTCAATGGAACTGGATATCACCTTTTATCGCGATGATTTAACCTTGGTTGATCAGGAAGATAAAATGCCAGTTTATAGTGGTTCATCACAATATTTGAATATTCAAGATAAAACCGTCATTTTGGTTGATGATGTGTTGTTTACTGGTCGAACCATTCGATCGGCAATGGATGCGCTTACTGATTTTGGTCGTGCGGCAAAAATTGAATTAGTGATTTTTGTTGATCGTGGTCATCGTGAATTACCCATTCGTGCTGATTACGTAGGTAAAAATGTGCCAACAAGCCGTGATGAACTTGTGCAAGTTCGCACTGAAAAACAAGATGGCTGTTACGAAGTTGCTATTCTAGGGAAATAAATCTTATCTATTGTGAACCTTCAATAGAATTGTTACTCTAACCAACGTTATGGACTCTTTTTTGATGAGATGAAAATGAAAAAATTTATTCTAAAATCTTTTTTATTGGCTACTTTGGGATGTGTCGCTTTCGCTTCTATGGCACAAGCGGAGGAACGTGTCGTAGCAACAGTAGATGGTATCCCTGTTTTAGAAAGCCAAGTGCGTGCCAATATGGGTAAAAAAGGTGATCGCCAAAGTGCGATTGATAAAATTATTGATGATATTTTGGTGCAAAAAGCAGTTCAAGAATCGGGAGTCAAAATTGATCCGCGTGAAATTGATCATATTGTGGAAGACACCGCGGCTAGAAATGGCTTAACTTATGGTCAATTTTTGGATGCGTTAGATTATCAAGGCATTTCATTAAATGCATTTCGTCAGCAAATTGCTAATCAAATGGTGATGGGGGCTGTACGCAACAAAGCTATTCAAGAAAGCATTGATGTAACGCGTGAAGAAGTTGTCGCACTCGGTCAAAAAATGTTAGAAGAAGCGAAAGAAAAGGGTACGGCACAGAAAGTTATGGGGAAAGAGTATGAAGTTCGCCATATTTTGTTAAAACTTAATCCATTGTTAAATGATGCTCAAGCAAAAAAACAATTAGCTAAAATTCGTTCTGATATTATTGCAGGTAAA
Proteins encoded:
- a CDS encoding VirK/YbjX family protein; translated protein: MSTKNHFIFPTYVQMYPYSKDRPFLKQVREKLRYYGYKWLYQKQCHQLVDFLNTETQWQSLFTQDYYRTNTILTTFCDKRFSASERLTAITENLRLAEEKMGRSLCQQLLDQQNIVLTQLTEDLRLSLSINHIDPFEGYFSINIRNQNNERVYDASFTFLSPNKLLIASIQGPSSGNAQELVKQATKALHGMRPMFMLVNGFKMLAEKWQCELVGIPHKAQGKYRLSARSKILFNYDEFWQENQGEYCHNYWQLPLHIECKQLEDIASKKRSMYRKRYEMLDQMALDIQQL
- the mazG gene encoding nucleoside triphosphate pyrophosphohydrolase, with translation MRYSIQNFIQLIAQLRNPNGGCPWDLKQNYESMIPCLTEETYEVIEAIEKKDIPNLREELGDLLLQVVFFSQLATEDKYFTFDDVLQDIAEKIVRRHPHVFGDAKAGDETEALSRWNEMKAKEKQGKSAETSILDNVPRALPSLTRAAKLQKRCSKVGFDWEEISPVFDKVREELEEVQAEINRTSIEQDKVEEEIGDLLFATVNLARHLKCDPEDALRKANLKFERRFRAVEQAVQQQGKQVNNVPLIELDLLWDEVKKQEN
- the pyrR gene encoding bifunctional pyr operon transcriptional regulator/uracil phosphoribosyltransferase PyrR; the protein is MEKIIIDHDRFLRTISRISHEIIEKHQTLDDLVIVGIKRRGAEIAELLQRRVEELSGINLPSMELDITFYRDDLTLVDQEDKMPVYSGSSQYLNIQDKTVILVDDVLFTGRTIRSAMDALTDFGRAAKIELVIFVDRGHRELPIRADYVGKNVPTSRDELVQVRTEKQDGCYEVAILGK
- a CDS encoding peptidylprolyl isomerase — encoded protein: MKKFILKSFLLATLGCVAFASMAQAEERVVATVDGIPVLESQVRANMGKKGDRQSAIDKIIDDILVQKAVQESGVKIDPREIDHIVEDTAARNGLTYGQFLDALDYQGISLNAFRQQIANQMVMGAVRNKAIQESIDVTREEVVALGQKMLEEAKEKGTAQKVMGKEYEVRHILLKLNPLLNDAQAKKQLAKIRSDIIAGKTTFADAALKYSKDYLSGANGGSLGYAFPETYAPQFAQTVVKSKQGVISAPFKTEFGWHILEVTGVRDGDLTAEAYTQKAYERLVNTQLQDATNDWVKALRKRANIQYFNK